CATTCCATGATCACAAATGCAGATTtacaaaagtcttaaatttcACAAATATACTTCAGTATATTTTAAATACACTGTATTCCTCTTCAATTTTGTCTGGTTGAATGGACCTGAGCCAGTCAAGAAAATGCTTCCCAACCCTTTTTCACGATGTTTTACCTCTCACATGTAAAGAATGTGATTCTTTCATCTTACACAGAAACCTGTACCAGCTTGTCAGATTTGAAATCTGGACGTCACAGTCAATGcacaagacaaaaaagaagTGTGGGGTAGGACAAGTGGACAGACTTACAGACATAAAGTGGAAATAGAACACAGATTAGCATTTTTGAAATGATAACATATTCAGAGGAGTCCGTTTAGAAATACATCACCTCTTGAGATCTGTCTTCTTACATAAAGGAGAAATGGTGTGAGAAATGGCACCGCCTGCTGTTTCGCTATTGGAGAAGTGGTGCACAACTTAAAAGTAATCGTTGCAGGCCTCTACATTTTGACAGAATAGAGTTAAATCAAAAATGGAGCTAAGAACCATGTAGCTGTGAAAAGATTATGAGAAAAAGCCACTTCTGTGCCATAAAACTGTATATTTAGTGTCCATAAAGGACTTTTGATTAAGGACAAGAACATTGTGTGCCAGTTAACGTAGTTATgacatttgtttcattcatgctgTGTTCATGTACAAATGCTCCCTTGTTTTGACACAGGAAATGCAACATCATTGTCAGACCACTGACGCTTTTTGATAATGAGGAGCTGAGCGGTGCCTTCCTTTCAGGCAGACTTGACTGTATAGCACAATTTTCAAAGCGATACAAAAAAGCTGAAATTCTGTAGCTGTACCagtaaacactgaaacacagagcAACTGACAGgcttactgttttttttaaagaaagggACATTGTGTCATACAAAGCACAGAAAACGTTTCATATTGCTGTTTCATACAAAAAGGTATATTTGCCCTTTAAATTGATGGCAAATgtgcctttttttccctccatttgCCATTCCTGTGAACAAGGCTAATTCATTGCAAATGATTATTCTTTGCTACAAAAGAATTCCCTGTTAATTGGGTCTGCTGCGACATCAACTGTTGATTTAAGGTTGACTTGAATTGAGGTTTTCACTTTGTAATTCTATGCTCTCAGAACTAGCCTCTGGATAATTATCCAGCAAAAGTACCTGGAATGGCAATAATAACCAATAGTAGGGTGACTTATTTATAAAATCTTATAAACAAAAGCTGATTTTTCATTTGGCTTACTTGCATGTTTGATATTGAGGCAGAAATGATTTTTTCCATGTACTTAAAGCctttaacatactgtaattgTGGATGTGTCTTTCTATGAACTTGCTTAAAATTCTAgcatagaaaaagaaaacatggtgTACTTGTTCAATATTGTGATGTCCTGTGTCTGCCATTTCAGTTTCGGTAAAAGCTTTTCTAAATAAATGCTGTGATCATGAAAAACTATTTTGGTACTATGTGATTGCTGCTCTGTGTCAGGATTTTCATAATTCATTGTGAGAAAAACCATTACTGATCTTAGGACTAAAGCATTTCAATTTGAGAAATAATGAGTCCACATAACCTAAACAATTCTAAACCTTTATTTTTCTAACAAgagtgaaaagaaacaaaggcaacattaaaatgaaaagtttataCACAAACTCACGACAACTGTGTGTCTgcaatatcaataataataataataataataataataataatataattttaacccaggaaacaaaataaattgtgaCAAAGTGAGTTACAGTGAAGTTACCTTAATTTTCAAAGAGAGAAAacgagggagggagaaaaagcGGTCAAATTGAAAGGAATAAAACATCGAGTCAAAAGGATGGgcgctaaaaaaaaaaaaggaagaaagaaacaaaaaggcaTCAatgggagggaaggaaggagaaagacaaaGCCAAGAGGTACAGATATCCATTTTGGGAAAGTAGCACCAAAAACATGAATGCCTGTTTTTAACACTTCCCAAAATGTACTCCCAATTATTCAAAATGCATGTCCCCTCAAAACAGCATCAAACACAAAATTCAATACAACTAAAAAAATACAAGTGTAACCACGGTGCTGTTGTCTCAGATCAGCTGTCAAAATCTTCTGCTGTACCTCAGCTTCAGGATTCATGCCCAAACAACTGTCTAAATAAACCCATAGCTTATCCAACTTCAATGAGTGGGCTTAAGTTAAATGAAACTGCAACTGCCGGTGCTGAGACAGGCTTCGGTTGAACTAGCATTTAATACAGTTGGGATAACGTAGCATACTGACTGACCTCAGAGACAACTCTAGACCAAAGACACTCCTATTGCGGTAATCCAACATCGGTCCAACACAGTCTTAATATGTTCACAGGAAAAAATGGGTCCAGGGAaagtggacaataaagtttggGTAAGACAGCGAgtctgaaaaaaacatgatggaTGAGATATGGCTGAGTTTTGGATGAGACAGTGGAGTGTAGAAGAAGAGTCATCGCTCAGTTAGTGTCTGAATACATGAATGAGGGATGAGAAGGGACGTAGGGTGGGGATGTGTGGGTGGGGGGGATGTCCTGCATCTTTCTATAACTTGACACTGTCTTCTGGCACAGAATGCTCTGTCCCTTCAATTCCTCTGACTAATCCATTTAAATGGAGCTCCAGCGTTGACTACATCACAAAATCTGCCAaaggaaaaagtaaaaacattcatCTCCAATAAAGTTGAAGTCAGTTAAATctttatatgaaaatatttgcattaaaattttccagaaaaacaacaaaaaaacagttgtaAACATGCTTAAAGCAAAAGCAAGATAAATGAGTTGTTACCTCTGGATGGGTCTGGACAGGTAAGTGAGGGGAGGGGCTGTGGCTGAGGGGACAGGTTTTCTTTGACTCTGAGGCATCCAGTGACCTTTCTCCTGCCCCTTCCCCACTGCCACCTCTGTggctctttctcttccttttggAGTCCTTGGCTCGTCCACGGCTGGTTCGCCTCTGCTCTTCAAGCTCAatctgagagagagggagaagacaaGAATATTGGAGAAGAGGCAATTAAGTTACCTcactaaaaatgtaataaaaatagcaACCCATCTTCCTTCTAAAAAACCTGCTAAAGGTTCAATCAGTAGGACTTTTATTCTTGATACAACAAAGATGTTTGAAGtagcactgaaatgaaaaatacaaattctTGCATATTTGTACATAATCTGATCATAAAACTGCTTTCAATCAATTCAAGCTAAGTACTTTTTAGCAGACTATGGGAAGATTATGTAGTACACCTCAATTAAATACATCTAGTATTATATCAATCATAATGGAACTAGGGGACACTAGCAGTCGTTTATAGCACCAATGTGATCCTGCACTacaggtgccctgtggagtgtTCGAtcactagtagcactatggagccATATTTTTTGTGAGGTTGGTTTAATCTTGTGCATGTGCACGTGGGTGATGTGACACATTtatgccaatggtttcacactttTCCACTGATGTAAAGGTGGTGGTAATGCGCCAAGAAATGTAGCAAAGGCAGAAAATAAGTACattagcaagtaaacatggatgtaaacaatgcaggtttcaaacttcatcagctttgcaaatgttttgaggaaggaaatgcatttaacatgtttgttaTGCCTTAAGGATACACAgtgcgttttggtgagtaaataacactgaatgtaaacagaaaattaGTTTACAAGAAAATGCCACAGGGCTCCTTTAAGTATGCACACATGGCAACGTGGTAACGTGCTTTGATAAATTTCCAACAGTAGTTTTTCAACATACTAAAAAATTAAAAGGTCTTATAAAAAGGAGCTATTActctgtttttctatttattttttgggttAGTTTGCACTAATGTAGAATTGGTTTTAAGACTCTATTGTTCAATTTAATGTTACATGTTTATGCCTGTCTTTTATcatctaaaaataatttaaaaaaagtttattttcctGACCTGAAtgagtgtgtgcagtgtttCTCTGGATGGAACAGAGGCAGCTTGCAGGACTCTGTGGATGAGGAGTGTCTGGTCCAAGGACACCTCCAGTAGATCTCCTTCCAGCTGCAGTTGCTCCAGTTGGACCCTGGTGGCTGGTGAAAGCTCCACTACCTGGCCTTTTAGCAAAGGTAGCAGGGGCAGCAGGAACCCCACACCTGAAAAGTGAccagaaagaaaacattatcAGGACTGCTGTCTGTTGGACACTTTGCACTACTAaactttaaagagtttcccttcggggatcaataaagtatttctgattctgaactgtTGATGGTCACTTTGAAATCAACACACCATCTTACCTGTAACATTTGACTTGTTGCCGATACCATTCTCACATCGAGCCTGTGGGCAAACAAGCATTGTGTAAAAGACGCAGGTTGGATACAGTATCATAAGAAAGTCTGAAGTAGCAATGAAATTATCAGATCATCAATTATTATTCAACTGACAGAGGATCTATCAgatacattattaatataattattactAATTATTTGAGTCAGTTGCATAGTTTACAGTTAGTAGTCTATATGtggtttaatattaaaataaagagTCAGAATAAGGTATTAACCTGAGTGCCGTTGTTTTCCTTGGCATTCTTTTTAGGTGAACTCTCCTCTGTCAGATCAAtgactccctcctctccttcccctccctcGGAGTCTGATAAAACAATCACTGAGCTCCCTTCTGTCCCCTTTTccatgttttcctctttctctgtttcacaaTGGAGAGTCTTTTTGAGTTCTTGCAGCCTCTCAAGTGCCTGCTGCAGCTCCGGTGTCTCCAGCGCCTCCTTGGCTCGGCCCTGCCAGGTGATGGCCCTCTCTGTGAGACACTGCAGTGCTTCTCCCTCAGGCAGACGCACTGGCAGCCTCTGCAGGGCAACAAGTAACGCCAGGATAGTCTCCAGGCGTGGGCGCCGTGACCGCTGGCATCGCGGACACAAGAAGCGCGAGTCCCAGTCCCACCAGCAGAGGGGGTTCACTGGTGGTCCAGAGGAAGGGAGCAGGGAGGGGAAAGGAACACAGCCACCATGGAACCAGTCCTTACACAGATGGCAGCGGAGTTGAGGGGCACGAGGCTGagaagcgcacacacacactgactgaggAGGGGTGGTACAGGTGTGGTTACTGTTACCGTTCTCTTTCACAGAGTTCTCTGAGTGGCTGGATGTGTCTGTCTCCATGGTGTCTTCCCACCTCCCATTCTCCTTGTAACTTGCAGTGTTAAATCCAGATTTACACATGTTCAATTTCTGTAACCTCAGTAGTGCCTCCTTCTCCTGGTGCTCCCCTTCTTTGAATGCCATCACCTAGAGACAAGACACACAAATCAAGTTCAAATACAGAACTATTATTTATGTATAAAGCACGTACATCCAAAAAGACAGAACTAAATCTCAGAGAGATTAAAAATAGATAATGAAATGCTCAATAAACTTACAATAGCTGCAGGGTCCCTCAGGTCCTGAGCGGAGAGGCCCAGAGTGTTGTTATCAGAATCATCTAAAGGCTCATCCAGCGTCTCTGTCTTATCTCGCCCCTCTCTCCTTTTTGCACACGGACATAATACCTGCAGGGAAACACTGGAGTTTAATGCATGCTCTCATGAAGGTTGCCTTACCAAGAGCTTGGCTTCTAAAGTGGAATGCTATACTGACACATGTATACAGATAACCTATCTTGTTGTTCAGTGTTGACAGAAATTCAATCTATTTAAGTTCAATTTTAATAGAATTTCCTATTTCTTTCATATTGCCCACCTCTAGCAGACTGTGTGGACTGCTCTTCTTCAGGAAGGTCTTGCTGGCCTTGTCCCTCCAAGAGTGAGCGCTGGCTACCTGCAGTTCCAGCTGTCTTAGCTCCTCCATGAAGACTGGCAAGTCCCGTCCAATAGCCACCAGGCCCTCTAGGTCATCCAGACATGGGTAATGCTCCCCATTCtacaagaaacaaaataataaataataataacattatgaGATTTAATTACAAATcagaagaataaaaacaggGCCATTCTAAAAGACACCAgaaatgtttgggtttttttttaacctggatTTCCTCTAGGTCTGTTACCCAGGCCTGTGCTCGAGTGAGACAGCCCTGTAGAGCCAGAATGTTGGGCAGCTTGACTGGAATAAGCTGGGCCTCATTTACTATTGCCTCCAGGGTAGAGAGAGGGTGCTTTTGCCTGGGAGaacaaaaccatgacaaagaATGTCATTTTGACGTCTTTGCAACAGGATAAACTGGTTGTGAAATGATGACAACCCCTGCGGCAGGTGAAGTATAGAGAAAATATTATGGTTTGATTTACCTTTGTTCGAGGCAGATCTGTGCTTTCTCTTCCCAACGTTCTGCAATTGTGAGCAGCTCCTGAAGCTCTGCCATGGCCGTCTCCACAGACACACTCTGGGGCACGTTGCAGCCTGCTTCCATCAGGTTCCTCAGCACATCCAACGTCACCTCCTGCCTCTCCCCTCCTTCTGTGCCCAGGGTGCGCCTCACCTCTGCCAGCCAATGTCCCTGCTCCTTTAGGCCCTGGAGTAAATTACACTCCGGCACCACAACAGGCAGCTTGGCCCCCTGCTCCAACAAAGTCTGCAACTGCTCAGGTAGTGGAGAAtccctcctccagtccctgACATTGACCAGTACTTGAGCCCGGCTCTGGAAATCCTCCACTGTCTGCAGAACCGCCTTGAAAATCAGACAGTACAGAAGTAGACCATAAGTGCACTAAATAAAAGTACGACGTTTAAGCTgaggaaattataaaatatttatacaatacatttttatacattttctaaggataaaaacacaaactagtTTGCTCAGTGTGACATAGCTTCTCACCTGTACTTCCTCCAACTGGTTCATCACACAGGGCAGGTTTTGCATCATCTCTACTAAGGACTTCAGCTCTGCCAAAGTCATCTTACTTTCACTAAAAGACAGCAAAATGTAAGTACATGTAACTGAACAGTTAGTGTAAATGTATAGTTTGTATTCCATCATACCTGGTCTTTGAGTTACTGAGGAGTTCAGTACTTGTCTGTTGGCAGTGTTCTATGTCTTTAAGAACGGTGTTGAGCTTTCGCAGGAGTTCGTTGTTGGGAAACTTTTTTTCCGCTGCTTCTGTCTTCAGCATCTCCAGGTCATCAATTCCTGCAATTCGATAACCATTTGATTTTACCAATTTCTTTTAAGATcataattttctgttgaaacCACGTTTAAGGGATTCATTTATGCAGATTCCCCACCTATCTTGTTTCCCTCTTCCTGCTCAAGTGCCTCTTTTACTCTGTTGGCCCAGGAATCAAAGGACTCGGACCGAACCTTTAACCGGTGTAACATGGCTAACAACTCATCCAGGGTATATCTATACCTGCAAAGTGAAGGGATAACAGAAACGATTAACACAGCCAGTGGAGATCAAAttggaaagaaaataacattgtTTTTGAGTATTATGATTCACTGCAAAGCATACGCgcacacacaactacacaagAGATAAATACCTGAGGTAGAGTTTTTCAGTGGGGCAGTTGCACAGATCCTGAGTGTGATAGAGACACACCAGACTCTCGGGACAGTTTGAGCAGGCCAGAGCAGAAAGGAAGCATGTGGTCTTACATTTATCACACTGTCTCTCATCGTCAGGCAGCAGCTCAAATGCCTCACGCTCTGCTTCAGTAATGCCCTGTAGGTACACCACACAGATTTTATTAGACAATTGAGTTTTTCCCATATTCTCATAAGAACATTACAATATCAGACAAATTCAGCATGGTACCAAACTGAACTATTCACtttatataaaattaataaatggataaataaatagagaaaCAAACAATCTGTAAGGTTTCTGTGTCTCACCCTTTCCATCAGACCCTTCCGcagcttcctctcctcctgaaCAATAATGAACATTTCCCGGTGTGTAGCTGCAGCCAGGTTGAGGTCTAGTTTCTCTGGGCTGGCAGCCATTTTACAGGTGAGCTCCTCATGGGAGAATACACAATACCTCCTTAGACGCCTGTAGTGCTCAATACAGGAACGGCCAGCAGGCagctgagaaggagagagaagagtgatGTTGATTATGTGGTATGTGAACGATGTGAAATGACAACTTGAGACAGACAGTGTAAACAGACGTACCCAGTCTGCAGTGCAGAAGTTAACAGCTTCAGCAAAGTTATACCCCTGATTAAAGCCACTGTGGTAGGCTCTGGGGAAGGTGATGACGAACTCACCAGCACACTGGTTGGTACGTACAACCTGCCAATCAGAAACAGAGGTCAATTAAAGAAAGCTTTTTAACACACCATAATTCTGTGTGCATGCGTGGTTATGTGAGACTGACCGGTACACCATGAGACATGAGGATATTGGGGTTCATGATGGTGACTAGCTGGTGCAGGAGGTCAGGTTGATACTCAAACAGCTCTGGCGTCAGCTTCTTCATCACCTCCTCAAGTCGCTCAGCTGCCACAGAGGGAACCCCATACCAAGTCTTGGGTTCACCCCTGGAGATGATAGATAAGTGGGAAGTGAAGAACAGAGAGTACCCTGTCACACAACATTATTATATTCTCTACGTTGAAAGCTGCAATTGTTTAAGCCTATGACTGCGATATAATGCCAAACCCTCAACAACAATACACAAAAAGCATTCTGTACCAGTGCAGGTAGTTGATGGAGTAGCTCCAGTGATCCTCAATGTGCCAACAGAAAGCTGAGAACACCATGCCTACATAAAGCCAGGGCACCTTCATCCCAGAGATGTCTCCATTAATATGGCACAGGAGTGACTGCTCCAGCACGGGCATCACATTCAAGTTCCAGCCACTGCGGGCATATTCCTGACCAACAAGGAAAACAGTGTGCACTGAAAATAAGCACTGGACTATGATTATGAAAAGGTTTGGAAATTACTGATTACAGGTACCATCTAAACTGAGTAGCTTTTTCATACACTACTACTTTTTGAGAACATTATAAAAGTAActtttgataaaatattttactcAACTACACTGAATTACAGAGTAACCCATAGTTATGCTGTTATGGCccacattcatttaaaattaattttctgggGTTGGGTTTTGTTTAGATTTGATCGATTCTGATTCCAATTCTACTTATCGATCCAGATTGATTCCTGATTTCAATTCCTGACATATTATTTgagcaagaaaagaaaatcccAATTTATTTCCAGCAGATTTAGGCTGCCATTCCAGGCCAGTCATTTGTCATAACTTTTTGGGAGATTTTGAGATTCTTTTCATGTGTACCCTACCATCTCAACCAAGTGTCTACTAATCCCCATAACAACCAGAGAACAATACTACAGGTAGCCAACTCACTGATCGGATCTACTTTTAGTGGTGTAATCAAAACTGTGCAGTTAAGTTTCTGTTTATGCAAACATGTTATTTTCAAGAGCATCACTGAATTGAGTAGGGATTAGTTTGTAGAATGCATTCATGTCGAAATGGTTACAGTCATAATGCCACAATGGCGTTCTGCAGTcataatactgtattttaaatttacttCTGGTGGATTTCACCTTTTTACTTGGGTAGTTTGCAACAAGTAATCTCGAGCAGGATGCTGTAGTCCCCACTCTAACCTTGAGAACTATTCAAGCAAAGATTTCACAAAAACTGTTGAGGttacaaaaacaagaatgtgCATACCTCCTCTTCCTTTGTGAGCTTCCTCTTGCCATTGTTCATCGGGAAGCCACTGCCAAACTCTTTGGAGTGTATGTCCGCTCCATACTCAACGGTTACGTCTTCCTCGATACTACTGACTAACCTCCAAAACTCTCTCTCCACAAGCTCAGTGGGAACCATCTACACCgacaacaacacacagactAGATATTAGTCTCTTACATTACCACCAGTGAGGGCAGAGTCAAGTCATAATGACTAGGTGCTTGATATCTTGTGTGGGTGCGCTTACATGGACAGGCATGTTGAAGTAATCTGCCTTGAAGGCATCCGCCATTTCCCCAAAACTCTGCAGACTATACTCTCGTGTAGCCTGTTCAAAGCCAAATGCTTCTGCAGGTTTTTTGCACTCCtaaaaaaaaatggtaaaaagtaacaaaatcaaaacaaggaTTACTCTCGTGGGTTAGAAGAAACCTAACAAAGCATACCATGAGTattacagacacagacaagtgCTTACCTCTGCCACACACTTAGGGCATCGCCAATTGCCTTTGGGAGCATCAGTGAGTGGGGGTAGTAGACAGTAGGTGTGGTAGTTATCATCACAGCCATCACACAGCAAGAGTTTCTCGTCTTCATCTCCCCGACCACACATCCGGCATACAAAAGAATCCACCTttgaaaaagtgagaaaaaacgGCACAAAACATTGACTCTAGGGCTTGAAGCCAGATGAGTGTGGCTCACTTTTAACTGGAGCAGACAACCACAGTGCCCTATAAAGCACTGAGCAAGTAAAAGTCAACAAAAGATcagatattgtgtgtgtgtgtgtgtgtgtgtgtgtgtgtggggggtcaAATTCCATCAAAGACAAAATCACTGCATTCGCATTAGAGTGACAATTAATAAAGAGTACAGTGCATTGCGTTTACAGCCCTGTAGAATCATTTGACTTTTCATGGTAGTTTAATATTCTAATTTGTGATTTGATCTCAACTTCCACCAACTTCCAACTCGACTGCCACCTGGGTGCACCCTTTGATCTACTTACACACTGCGGGTTGTTGATGTTGCGTCTAAGCCTCATGGTCATTTTGGTACAAGGTCTATCTGTATCATTTTCCTCCTCATTGTTCTTTTTCCCATCCTTTTCCTCTGGTTCTGCTTTCTTCACTTCTGTCTTAACAGTGATGCTAAGGGGAGGCGGTTGGGGGCTAGATGTACTCCCGTCACTCTGGCTCTCTTGTGGCTCCAGTGTCTCCGCTTTGACTGAGGTATCAACAGGAGCAAGAGACACATTCTCCTTGATGGTAACCGTTTGAGGCAGCTCATCTAAAAGAAGAGCAAGAGGTGTTTAGAATCAGAGGTGGTCAGTTATCCCAGACAGTAACAAATTTTACAGTGCAGGGCTCCATGTTGGCAGGATGGTTGTATCTAAACCAAAAACAAGTTCTCCAATGCCTACAATTTATTTGTCTGAACCAATATTATAATTTAGGACTTGCCCCTTTCTCAAGTTATTACTTTAGTTGCATcaaaataattgttgagatacaGTGTTGCATCCAAATTTCCAGGTTTCTCAACAGTATTGTCAGACTTAAAAAGTCCTTATAGGTTTAACTATGTGTCTGAGAAAATGGATAAATGAGGTTGTGGTCATGGCACTTACCTTTCTTCCTGATGCCTTTGTCCCTTGCCACCAGTCCAAGTCCCATCATCTTAGGCCCTGCGCCATAGATCTGTAGTTTCTTCAGTTCTGGGTTCTTCTCTATGTCTTCCTCTGTAGGTTCAGGCTGTGGATGAAAGTACATTTTCGTCATGAAGGCACAGGCAAGCAACAACTACTCTCCAAAGCACACAGAGCAAAGCAAGGGTCCAGGCCAAATGCGgaacaaacaattaaaacatgaGAGCATAGCAATGCATCACAAGAAGGGATTATGCTCGGTTAGAAAGTAAGGAAAAGTTAGCCTAGATCACAGCGAAAGCTTAAAAAGTTAAGACCcaccaccaaaacacacaatcacCAGCAGTTGCAACCATACAGTTAGGGTAGGGTATCATTTAGATTTTGTTAATTATGATTCTGGTTTCTAATCAAATCCTTGGTTGATGTTCTTAGTGCATTATTTggataagaaaagaaaacactaagtcaaaagcaaaaaagctattttaattaaatttattttcatttgttttatgtttttttcttgagtTGGACGTGTTAACATTAGCTGATTCTCAGGAATTATGACCACTGAGTAGGGCTGCAAAAGTACCTGTAGTCTAAACAtatgttttattacttattaaGGAATACCGGTGGGCTCTGTCTCGCAGACTGGAGAGGCTGATCTCCTGTCAACTCCccatataaatacaaaattctTAATTCTTTAATATAACATGTTCTGTTTCTGCGCTGTCATTTACAAAAACAGGtctttttttccactgttcGTCTCTGCCATGTAACAAGTAAGTTTCCTCATTTTAGATATGTAGTTTTATGCACAAGTGTGTGGAAAGACGCATTTCAGAAaatcttttctttaaaacccagaatgtaatttGGCACTTaaatagtttagtttagttttgacagataatattattgtatgcaatttaaacaataaaaatgtagttttttctgaaaaaggaaaccaattagtttgcatatttactattgctctttaataaagcaaaagtattatTTGATTACTCGATTAATTGATGGAATAATCGGTAtaatactcgattactaaaataattgaTAGCTGCAGCCATAGTTTACAGTAAACTACAGTGAACCTTGTCTTCTCGCAGCAGGAAGCGTTTGGAAGTGTGGAGACATCCAGGTGAAAATCTCTTTAAAGTGATCTgctccttttaaaaaaagtattttttcctgCCAAATTTATTAGATTTAATGTTGTAGTGAATGCTTTGTCATTTTAGACTTCCTCCCttgcattacattatttttgtgcAGTGGTTACATATCACAATATCACTATTTGAGGTTTGGCCACACTTATGAGGACTAGTTCCAGTCTACCATATGATTGCAAACAGTTGTGTAATCAGCAATGTAGGTGGAAAAACAGA
This sequence is a window from Siniperca chuatsi isolate FFG_IHB_CAS linkage group LG10, ASM2008510v1, whole genome shotgun sequence. Protein-coding genes within it:
- the kdm5c gene encoding lysine-specific demethylase 5C isoform X1 encodes the protein MEGEEFVPPPECPVFEPSWEEFHDPLGYIAKIRPIAEKSGICKIRPPPDWQPPFSVELDSFRFTPRIQRLNELEAETRVKLNYLDRIARFWEIQASSLKIPHIERRILDLFSLSKIVTDEGGFEMVCKERRWARVAQRLGYPPGKNIGSLLRSHYERIVYPFEMFQSGASMPHCKPKHYDGEDVDKEYKPHSIPLRQSVQPSKMSSYGRRANRCQPDGPEDLVPHPLTTGSQLISAPEPTEEDIEKNPELKKLQIYGAGPKMMGLGLVARDKGIRKKDELPQTVTIKENVSLAPVDTSVKAETLEPQESQSDGSTSSPQPPPLSITVKTEVKKAEPEEKDGKKNNEEENDTDRPCTKMTMRLRRNINNPQCVDSFVCRMCGRGDEDEKLLLCDGCDDNYHTYCLLPPLTDAPKGNWRCPKCVAEECKKPAEAFGFEQATREYSLQSFGEMADAFKADYFNMPVHMVPTELVEREFWRLVSSIEEDVTVEYGADIHSKEFGSGFPMNNGKRKLTKEEEEYARSGWNLNVMPVLEQSLLCHINGDISGMKVPWLYVGMVFSAFCWHIEDHWSYSINYLHWGEPKTWYGVPSVAAERLEEVMKKLTPELFEYQPDLLHQLVTIMNPNILMSHGVPVVRTNQCAGEFVITFPRAYHSGFNQGYNFAEAVNFCTADWLPAGRSCIEHYRRLRRYCVFSHEELTCKMAASPEKLDLNLAAATHREMFIIVQEERKLRKGLMERGITEAEREAFELLPDDERQCDKCKTTCFLSALACSNCPESLVCLYHTQDLCNCPTEKLYLRYRYTLDELLAMLHRLKVRSESFDSWANRVKEALEQEEGNKIGIDDLEMLKTEAAEKKFPNNELLRKLNTVLKDIEHCQQTSTELLSNSKTSESKMTLAELKSLVEMMQNLPCVMNQLEEVQAVLQTVEDFQSRAQVLVNVRDWRRDSPLPEQLQTLLEQGAKLPVVVPECNLLQGLKEQGHWLAEVRRTLGTEGGERQEVTLDVLRNLMEAGCNVPQSVSVETAMAELQELLTIAERWEEKAQICLEQRQKHPLSTLEAIVNEAQLIPVKLPNILALQGCLTRAQAWVTDLEEIQNGEHYPCLDDLEGLVAIGRDLPVFMEELRQLELQVASAHSWRDKASKTFLKKSSPHSLLEVLCPCAKRREGRDKTETLDEPLDDSDNNTLGLSAQDLRDPAAIVMAFKEGEHQEKEALLRLQKLNMCKSGFNTASYKENGRWEDTMETDTSSHSENSVKENGNSNHTCTTPPQSVCVCASQPRAPQLRCHLCKDWFHGGCVPFPSLLPSSGPPVNPLCWWDWDSRFLCPRCQRSRRPRLETILALLVALQRLPVRLPEGEALQCLTERAITWQGRAKEALETPELQQALERLQELKKTLHCETEKEENMEKGTEGSSVIVLSDSEGGEGEEGVIDLTEESSPKKNAKENNGTQARCENGIGNKSNVTGVGFLLPLLPLLKGQVVELSPATRVQLEQLQLEGDLLEVSLDQTLLIHRVLQAASVPSRETLHTLIQIELEEQRRTSRGRAKDSKRKRKSHRGGSGEGAGERSLDASESKKTCPLSHSPSPHLPVQTHPEIL